The Coffea arabica cultivar ET-39 chromosome 6e, Coffea Arabica ET-39 HiFi, whole genome shotgun sequence genome contains the following window.
AGATGAGATTCATAGCCTGCATTCTTGCAATGGGTTGCTCTGCATGCAGATTAAACTCAAAAACAATCGCCTCCAGCTGATTGTTTACAATCCCACAACTTGCAAGCACAGGGTTATTCCCTGGTTCAGTGGTGACTATAATATGCCAATATTTCGCTATGCAAATATTGCTTTTGACCCTTCAAAATCTGATCATTACAAGCTTGTTTGCTTCGGTTTAGACCGTGACAGTGACTGTAACAACTATAGATTCTTGATATATTCATCAGAGACTGGGGCATGGAGGGTGACTGAAGATGCAGTTGGGATGTTGCCTGTTCGTTATTACTATGACAGAGGGGTTTTATGGAACGGAGACTTTCACTGGTTTGGTACTAATTATTGTACTCTGTGTTTTGATGTGCAAAAAGAACGGCTTAAACCCTCAACCCCTCAAATTCCTGCTAGTTTTGGGGTTAGAAACAAGTATGATATATGGTATTTTGGGGAAGCAGGTGGGGATCTGTCTGTTATGTGTGTGAACAAGCTTGAAGCCATGTTGTTTGATGTTTTTGCACTGAAGAGGGATTATTCTCAGTGGATTCTGAAGCATCGTGTTGATTTTGCTCCTTTGACTCGGTATTACCCAAAGATGAAGGGCCCTGGATTTCATACACCTTGTTTGGTTGTGGATGAGGAGGGGAAGAAAGCCAGGATTGTGATTTCTGTGGAGGATAAGTTTCTTTCTTATGATATTACTGATATGGTTGTGAAGGAGCTTGTTGAAGTAGGGCCTGTGTATGCTGAAGTTGCTGGATGGGGTGATAGCACTTGGTACAGATGGTACGAGGCTTTCCAGCATGTTGATACACTTGCTTCAGTTTAAGGTCCGCAGATCAGTGATAAATCTCCAAACAAAATTCTCTTTGATGTTTGGTTACTGCAGTTTTATATTATGAACAAATGTTAGTatcatcttttgtttacttGTGTGTTTAGCTTTGGTATCTATAGCTAATAGCTTTATGGTGGTTATGTATAAGTTTTAGAGCTTAATTCCTGGTTTTAAGGGTGTGTTCCCAGTCCTGTTTCTCACGGTTTTTGGTTTGTAATAGTTTTCTTGAACTGGTGCTTCAAGCTTTATCATTACTGTATTCAGGAAACAAC
Protein-coding sequences here:
- the LOC113696889 gene encoding F-box protein At5g07610-like, whose product is MLPGGDDSIAMKAKLSRFQPITNPRQIFLHPSASSPTKPTQEQEENLHLNIPVDDTFSPSSPSAVAVASEESLVTKILLKLPPKPLLRSQCVSKQWLSLISDPAFRRQHARAIRTHPTSDLLFFSPDSERNEIDLISLSPEGVDSVGNVSSPITDGILKRGDEIHSLHSCNGLLCMQIKLKNNRLQLIVYNPTTCKHRVIPWFSGDYNMPIFRYANIAFDPSKSDHYKLVCFGLDRDSDCNNYRFLIYSSETGAWRVTEDAVGMLPVRYYYDRGVLWNGDFHWFGTNYCTLCFDVQKERLKPSTPQIPASFGVRNKYDIWYFGEAGGDLSVMCVNKLEAMLFDVFALKRDYSQWILKHRVDFAPLTRYYPKMKGPGFHTPCLVVDEEGKKARIVISVEDKFLSYDITDMVVKELVEVGPVYAEVAGWGDSTWYRWYEAFQHVDTLASV